In Paenibacillus guangzhouensis, a single window of DNA contains:
- a CDS encoding PHP domain-containing protein codes for MKVDFHFHLEEGPYGSAWIGRTARALENVHRDRGTLHAPSHSLAWVNELSELLKERMETGCFSDTWLAYYFEEGKKKGIERFGMVDHLYRFTEFRSYYEKHMVLDDSPLGRMQQYWLDRVCVTSIEPYLDAVRRAKAAGYPVSLGVEADFFPGGDEELGALLSQYELDYVIGSVHFVDGWGFDNPEAQELFENRDLVELYAKGFDYVKMAARSGLFDIIAHLDNLKVFNYRPDESLLLPLYEDVAKTLKEANVATEINTGLAYRYPVKEACPSTSFLHILNKHGVPITMSSDSHFPDDIGTLLDEAMDLLEAAGYTEVIYVHEKQRITVPLRD; via the coding sequence ATGAAAGTAGATTTTCATTTCCATCTGGAAGAAGGGCCGTACGGCTCAGCATGGATTGGACGGACGGCACGCGCGTTAGAGAATGTGCATCGGGATCGGGGGACGCTGCATGCGCCATCCCATTCCTTGGCATGGGTGAACGAATTGTCGGAGCTGTTGAAGGAGCGGATGGAGACAGGCTGTTTCAGTGATACGTGGCTCGCCTATTATTTTGAAGAAGGCAAGAAGAAGGGGATCGAACGGTTCGGCATGGTGGACCATCTGTATCGGTTCACGGAGTTCCGTTCCTACTACGAGAAGCATATGGTTCTGGACGATTCACCGCTGGGACGGATGCAACAGTATTGGTTGGATCGGGTATGCGTGACGTCGATTGAGCCGTATTTGGATGCGGTGCGCCGTGCGAAGGCGGCAGGATATCCGGTATCGCTCGGCGTCGAGGCCGACTTCTTCCCTGGCGGGGATGAGGAGTTGGGCGCGCTGCTATCGCAATATGAGCTCGATTATGTTATCGGTTCGGTTCATTTCGTCGATGGCTGGGGATTCGATAATCCGGAGGCACAGGAGTTGTTCGAGAACCGCGATCTGGTGGAGCTGTATGCCAAAGGGTTTGACTATGTCAAAATGGCGGCGCGCAGCGGATTGTTCGATATTATTGCGCATTTGGACAATTTGAAAGTATTCAATTATCGGCCGGATGAGAGCCTGCTGCTGCCGCTCTATGAGGACGTGGCGAAGACGTTGAAGGAAGCGAATGTGGCGACGGAGATCAACACGGGATTGGCGTATCGTTACCCTGTGAAGGAGGCTTGTCCAAGTACATCCTTCCTGCACATCTTGAACAAACACGGCGTGCCGATCACGATGAGCTCGGATTCGCACTTCCCGGACGATATCGGGACATTGCTCGACGAGGCGATGGATCTGCTCGAAGCGGCGGGATACACCGAAGTGATCTATGTGCATGAGAAGCAGCGGATTACGGTGCCACTCCGGGATTAA
- a CDS encoding bactofilin family protein — protein sequence MIDYTPIIVRSLQQIAEEINTIGLHETAVPAAIQKYNSVLSIIREGDPENRVWEIIQPLDSALHTSADLSIACNMLEKVVEELKRTENQTNDSRGSWHVFNPSSPLVIEGHYEGNIVVDPDCSCTIEGFVRGDVILHGNAQLVIEGKLDGNIQADWDAKIVNEGFFEGSVIQLEQESHH from the coding sequence ATGATCGATTACACACCGATTATCGTACGGAGTTTGCAACAAATAGCGGAGGAGATCAATACGATTGGCCTGCATGAGACGGCGGTCCCCGCTGCGATCCAGAAATATAACAGTGTTCTCTCCATCATTCGAGAGGGTGATCCGGAGAATCGAGTCTGGGAGATTATCCAGCCGCTGGATTCAGCCCTTCACACGTCTGCAGATTTAAGCATCGCATGCAACATGCTGGAGAAAGTTGTAGAAGAGCTAAAGCGGACGGAGAACCAAACCAATGATAGCCGTGGGAGTTGGCACGTATTTAATCCTTCCAGCCCACTTGTGATCGAAGGTCATTATGAGGGGAATATTGTTGTGGATCCGGACTGCAGTTGCACGATTGAGGGATTCGTACGTGGGGATGTGATTCTACATGGTAACGCACAGCTTGTGATCGAAGGGAAGCTGGATGGGAATATCCAGGCTGACTGGGACGCGAAGATTGTGAATGAAGGTTTTTTTGAAGGTTCGGTGATTCAATTGGAACAGGAGAGCCACCATTAA
- a CDS encoding ABC transporter substrate-binding protein translates to MKKSSILSLIVALTLMLSACASGQAGEGKKEGKQGQEGKKIVVLSVYQADPVYSQAEKMYEEKHPDVDIQIKAYSQGEGSNPEGDLEKYVNTTNTELLSGKGADLIALDVSGLPVGKYVDKQALVNLNELMKQDPAFDSNTYEMNILDGAKMRGGLYSLPLRFFLDSLMGDAKAIQQSGVTFDDSTWTWGEFTSVGQRLAASGGHTYSMGNTPPEQMLNNLFVDNYTRIVDEEKRPASFDSHAFAQLMEQVKTMYADKVVTETEVNAGDYFFAPALILSPEDYFVGPAMFYEQGKIYRKPLAAGQQAGGTFVMHKNLGMNRNSKVQAEAWDFMKFLLSEEIQTMPGLQGFSVNKKVNEKTFKDLEDKGTIESPMGSAIPVEKRDIDMIKQMVNHAVTPQKNESKIQAIIEEEAKAYYSGQKSAQAVADLVANRVTTYLNE, encoded by the coding sequence ATGAAAAAAAGTAGCATACTCAGTTTAATCGTTGCCTTAACGCTGATGCTGTCAGCATGCGCTAGCGGACAGGCTGGTGAGGGGAAGAAAGAAGGAAAGCAGGGGCAGGAAGGCAAGAAAATTGTTGTCTTATCTGTATACCAGGCAGATCCTGTGTATTCTCAAGCAGAGAAAATGTATGAAGAGAAGCATCCCGATGTGGATATTCAGATCAAGGCATACAGTCAAGGGGAAGGCTCCAATCCAGAAGGTGATCTCGAGAAATATGTGAATACCACCAATACAGAGCTTTTGTCCGGTAAAGGGGCCGATCTGATTGCACTAGATGTGAGCGGTCTTCCGGTTGGGAAATACGTAGACAAGCAAGCGTTGGTGAACTTGAACGAATTGATGAAGCAGGACCCTGCCTTTGATTCCAATACGTATGAGATGAACATCCTGGATGGGGCCAAGATGCGAGGAGGGCTCTACTCGTTGCCGCTGCGGTTCTTCTTAGACAGTCTGATGGGTGATGCAAAGGCAATTCAGCAGTCCGGTGTAACATTCGATGACAGCACTTGGACATGGGGGGAGTTCACATCGGTGGGCCAACGTCTGGCGGCATCCGGCGGTCACACGTATTCGATGGGGAATACGCCGCCTGAGCAGATGTTGAACAATCTGTTCGTCGATAACTATACCCGTATTGTCGATGAAGAGAAGCGCCCTGCTAGCTTTGATAGCCATGCATTCGCTCAGCTGATGGAACAAGTAAAGACGATGTATGCAGATAAGGTGGTTACGGAAACGGAAGTGAACGCAGGAGATTATTTCTTTGCTCCGGCATTGATCCTATCGCCTGAAGATTATTTCGTAGGGCCGGCGATGTTTTATGAGCAAGGGAAAATTTATCGCAAGCCGCTCGCTGCGGGGCAACAGGCTGGAGGCACCTTCGTAATGCATAAGAACTTAGGGATGAATCGAAATTCGAAAGTACAGGCGGAAGCGTGGGATTTCATGAAATTCTTATTGTCCGAAGAGATCCAGACGATGCCCGGACTACAAGGGTTCTCTGTCAATAAAAAGGTAAATGAGAAGACGTTCAAGGATCTTGAGGACAAAGGTACGATCGAGTCGCCAATGGGTTCCGCGATTCCGGTGGAGAAGAGAGACATCGACATGATCAAGCAGATGGTGAACCATGCCGTCACGCCTCAAAAGAATGAATCGAAGATTCAAGCCATCATCGAAGAAGAAGCGAAGGCTTACTATAGCGGTCAGAAATCGGCGCAAGCGGTGGCGGATTTGGTCGCGAACCGTGTGACGACGTATTTAAATGAGTAG
- a CDS encoding sigma-70 family RNA polymerase sigma factor, with translation MKDINIEHWIERMKEGDPSAFQVIYDWSFPEIYRSAVFLMTEKNEIEDVMNEIYFQLWRSIDKYNAKRPFRFWMHGIALKQIQKWRTKSWRRFRIFEKKRLLEVEEHLFSDREVLKAETHQEMLAIVHQLSYKLRTVIILRYYHDYTFDEVAELLGIPIGTVKSRHHAALAKLRELSPNSELEKEQELYVH, from the coding sequence ATGAAAGATATTAATATCGAGCATTGGATTGAACGGATGAAGGAGGGGGATCCGTCTGCGTTTCAGGTGATCTATGACTGGTCATTCCCCGAAATTTATCGCTCCGCTGTCTTTCTGATGACGGAAAAAAATGAAATCGAAGATGTCATGAACGAGATTTATTTCCAGCTGTGGCGGTCCATCGATAAGTATAATGCGAAACGTCCCTTCCGATTCTGGATGCATGGCATCGCGCTAAAGCAAATACAGAAGTGGAGAACCAAGAGCTGGCGGAGGTTCCGAATTTTCGAGAAGAAGCGGCTCTTGGAGGTGGAAGAGCATCTCTTCTCCGATCGTGAGGTACTCAAGGCCGAGACCCATCAGGAGATGCTGGCTATCGTTCATCAGTTATCCTATAAACTTCGAACGGTGATTATTCTGCGTTACTATCATGACTATACCTTCGATGAAGTCGCAGAATTGCTGGGCATTCCTATAGGCACGGTCAAGTCCAGACATCACGCAGCACTAGCGAAGCTTCGCGAACTTAGCCCTAACAGCGAACTAGAAAAGGAGCAAGAACTTTATGTCCATTGA
- a CDS encoding efflux RND transporter periplasmic adaptor subunit: protein MATEMIETAESRKKRKIAWFSGLFIGLLLLLTLSSNTLLTMQLPKVRTELGRQGELVTEWRGTARLMPRQQIDLSNKPEWTVQKVHVKEGDHVAKGQPLITYENPAAAQEILDAQAGLEEQRLSMGGLQDAYIAAVQNNDEMQARSTKRELERARIAIGVQERKVNTMQEEGRDRRQIVAPFDGVVTRVQATPQLPSGSGGPDVSLANLQQGYQFEIVIPDAMSRELHAGEKMKVQVEHDGANVPVEGVIADIRSLTDAVGGSSAQEGDGGSASQLASGQRITVKVKHPQVQTNDLVRVDMTQSEKAEGSMLVSNQAIRQEGKNSYVLIVDERSGPLGNTFIVRKAPVRLGGTNGQETLVLQGAYTQDRIIVESSEPLTEGQRIRV from the coding sequence ATGGCTACTGAGATGATAGAAACGGCGGAGTCGAGAAAAAAACGAAAAATAGCGTGGTTTTCCGGCCTGTTCATCGGATTGCTCCTTCTGCTCACCCTATCGAGCAATACATTGCTGACGATGCAATTGCCAAAGGTGCGGACCGAACTAGGGAGGCAAGGCGAGTTAGTCACCGAGTGGCGTGGCACGGCTCGGCTTATGCCTCGGCAGCAGATCGATTTATCGAACAAGCCGGAATGGACTGTTCAGAAGGTTCATGTGAAAGAGGGGGATCATGTCGCGAAGGGGCAGCCATTGATTACCTATGAGAATCCAGCGGCAGCGCAAGAAATACTGGATGCACAGGCGGGATTGGAGGAGCAGCGGCTCTCGATGGGTGGCTTGCAAGACGCCTATATTGCAGCCGTACAAAATAATGACGAGATGCAAGCGCGCAGCACGAAGCGGGAGCTGGAGCGTGCGCGAATCGCGATTGGCGTTCAGGAGCGAAAAGTGAACACGATGCAAGAGGAAGGTAGGGACCGCAGACAGATCGTTGCGCCTTTTGACGGCGTGGTGACGCGAGTGCAGGCGACGCCGCAGCTACCCTCGGGAAGCGGTGGCCCGGATGTCAGCTTAGCTAATCTGCAGCAAGGCTATCAATTCGAGATTGTCATCCCGGATGCCATGAGCCGGGAACTGCATGCCGGGGAGAAGATGAAGGTTCAAGTCGAGCATGATGGGGCTAATGTTCCGGTAGAAGGGGTCATTGCGGACATTCGGTCCTTGACCGATGCAGTTGGTGGGTCTTCCGCCCAAGAGGGGGATGGAGGGAGTGCGTCTCAGCTGGCTTCGGGTCAACGGATCACGGTGAAGGTTAAACATCCGCAGGTACAAACGAATGACCTTGTGCGCGTGGACATGACGCAATCGGAGAAGGCTGAGGGTAGTATGCTCGTATCGAATCAAGCCATCCGTCAAGAAGGGAAGAACAGCTATGTGCTTATCGTCGATGAGCGTTCAGGCCCGCTGGGTAATACATTTATCGTTCGCAAAGCTCCAGTCCGATTAGGAGGCACGAATGGTCAAGAAACTTTGGTGTTACAAGGGGCATATACGCAAGATCGCATAATCGTGGAGAGTAGTGAGCCGCTAACCGAAGGTCAGCGTATAAGGGTCTAA
- a CDS encoding metal ABC transporter permease, with protein MMEFWIIATGALVATACGILGCFLVLRRMSLIGDAISHSVLPGIVIAFMMSGSRDSLAMLLGASVLGLVTVFLIQMFQQSGLQSDASIGVVFTALFAVGVVLVSLNARQVDLDLDCVLFGEIAYVHWNTMSVFGIEGIPKAVWILGITLLAIFVVIGLFYKQFKLCAFDPAMALACGIPVALFHYLLMGLVSMTTVASFESVGAILVVGMLIVPAATAYLLTERLSVMILYSVLIGIACAVLGYYAAAWLDASIAGMMVTVAGLIFVIALIFSPSHGLLMRWVKRRRLISAEA; from the coding sequence ATGATGGAGTTCTGGATTATTGCGACGGGCGCATTGGTAGCGACGGCTTGCGGTATTTTGGGCTGCTTCCTCGTCTTGCGCCGCATGTCCTTAATCGGGGATGCGATCAGTCACTCCGTATTGCCGGGCATTGTTATTGCCTTCATGATGAGTGGATCACGCGACTCGCTCGCGATGCTGCTTGGCGCATCGGTGCTGGGCCTCGTCACCGTATTCTTGATTCAGATGTTCCAGCAGAGCGGGCTGCAGTCCGATGCTTCGATCGGCGTCGTATTTACCGCATTGTTCGCGGTCGGTGTCGTGCTCGTGAGTCTGAATGCGAGACAGGTCGATCTGGATCTGGATTGCGTCTTGTTCGGCGAGATTGCGTATGTGCACTGGAATACGATGAGCGTGTTCGGGATCGAAGGCATTCCGAAGGCGGTATGGATTCTCGGCATCACGCTGCTCGCGATCTTCGTCGTGATTGGACTGTTCTACAAGCAGTTCAAGCTCTGCGCATTTGATCCGGCGATGGCGCTCGCATGCGGCATCCCGGTTGCCTTGTTCCATTACTTGTTGATGGGGCTGGTGTCGATGACGACGGTTGCAAGCTTCGAGAGCGTTGGCGCGATCCTCGTCGTTGGCATGCTGATTGTGCCTGCGGCGACTGCGTATCTATTAACCGAGCGCTTATCGGTGATGATCCTCTATAGCGTGCTGATCGGTATTGCTTGCGCGGTTCTTGGCTACTACGCTGCTGCGTGGCTCGATGCGTCCATTGCTGGGATGATGGTGACGGTAGCGGGGTTGATCTTCGTCATTGCGCTCATTTTCTCCCCGAGCCATGGATTGCTCATGCGGTGGGTGAAGCGTCGTCGATTGATAAGTGCAGAAGCATAG
- a CDS encoding carbohydrate ABC transporter permease → MKRVRFRRREGLVAVTFLLPSAIGFALFYLIPFGMGLVYSVLNRTVGGSFVGLANYQELLNSDSYRKAVSNTFWFTAVNVPLMLVMSLGIALVLNRNLYLRQFLRMAYVLPLVVPVASVVMVWQVLFDWNGSLNAWMHAAGLEQIDWMKSAWARGVISVFYLWKHMGYNIILFLAGLQGIPRDYYETADLEGAGKWRQCYGITLVYLTPTMVFVVLMSIMNTFKIFRETYLIAGDYPHDSIYTLQHYMNNMFIAMDVQKLSAAATLMVIGIFIIVALLLRLEKRYTQFME, encoded by the coding sequence ATGAAGCGGGTTCGTTTCCGCCGTAGAGAAGGACTGGTGGCTGTAACGTTCTTGTTGCCAAGTGCTATCGGCTTTGCTCTATTCTATCTCATTCCGTTCGGGATGGGGCTTGTCTACTCGGTGCTCAACCGTACGGTCGGCGGTTCATTTGTTGGGCTCGCGAATTATCAGGAGCTGCTGAACAGCGATTCCTATCGCAAAGCTGTCTCGAATACATTCTGGTTCACCGCGGTGAATGTCCCCCTGATGCTTGTGATGTCGCTTGGGATCGCGCTTGTGCTGAACCGGAATCTTTATCTGCGTCAATTTCTACGGATGGCTTATGTTCTGCCGTTGGTTGTGCCCGTCGCCTCCGTCGTGATGGTGTGGCAAGTGCTTTTTGATTGGAATGGATCCCTTAACGCTTGGATGCATGCTGCTGGGCTTGAGCAGATAGACTGGATGAAATCGGCCTGGGCGAGAGGTGTAATCTCCGTGTTCTACCTTTGGAAGCATATGGGCTACAACATTATTCTTTTCCTTGCAGGGCTGCAAGGCATCCCGAGAGATTACTATGAGACAGCCGATTTGGAGGGAGCGGGCAAGTGGCGACAATGTTATGGGATTACGCTTGTCTATCTAACGCCGACGATGGTCTTCGTCGTCCTGATGTCGATTATGAATACGTTCAAAATTTTCCGAGAAACATACCTGATCGCCGGAGATTACCCGCATGACAGCATCTATACCCTTCAGCACTATATGAACAATATGTTCATCGCGATGGATGTGCAGAAGCTGTCTGCGGCTGCGACGCTGATGGTGATCGGTATCTTTATCATCGTGGCGTTGCTGCTTCGGTTAGAGAAGCGATATACACAATTTATGGAATGA
- a CDS encoding metal ABC transporter ATP-binding protein has product MNQRYRGQEVSPLTVEGLTVAYQKKPVLRNVSFEVPEGKLIGIIGPNGAGKSTMIKAILGLIPRVSGETQIYSKPYKEMRRKVGYVPQRESVDWDFPTNALDVVMMGRYGHLGWFRRPGVKEREIAMDCLRKVGMADYAHRQISQLSGGQQQRVFLARALAQNADLYFMDEPFVGVDAMTERAIITLLNELKAQGKTVLVVHHDLATVKEYFDWVMLLNVEMVAYGPTEDVFTKSLLHQTYGGRLAVFDHEDEAILVDSR; this is encoded by the coding sequence ATGAATCAGAGGTATCGGGGGCAGGAAGTATCCCCTCTGACGGTTGAAGGGTTGACGGTTGCCTATCAGAAGAAGCCCGTATTGCGCAATGTCTCGTTCGAGGTGCCGGAAGGCAAGTTGATTGGGATTATCGGCCCGAACGGTGCGGGGAAATCGACAATGATCAAAGCCATCTTAGGCTTGATTCCGCGCGTTAGCGGGGAGACGCAAATCTACAGCAAACCGTACAAAGAGATGCGACGCAAAGTAGGCTATGTACCGCAGCGTGAATCCGTCGATTGGGATTTCCCGACGAATGCGCTGGATGTCGTCATGATGGGACGGTACGGCCATTTGGGTTGGTTCAGACGACCGGGGGTCAAAGAGCGGGAGATCGCGATGGATTGCCTTCGCAAGGTTGGGATGGCTGATTATGCGCACCGCCAAATTTCGCAGCTCTCCGGCGGACAGCAGCAGCGGGTATTCTTAGCCAGAGCGCTTGCGCAGAACGCGGACTTATATTTCATGGATGAACCGTTCGTCGGTGTGGATGCGATGACGGAACGAGCCATTATTACATTATTAAATGAGTTAAAAGCACAAGGGAAGACCGTATTGGTCGTTCATCATGACCTTGCGACGGTTAAGGAATATTTCGATTGGGTGATGTTGTTGAATGTCGAGATGGTCGCATACGGTCCGACAGAAGATGTATTTACGAAATCGCTGCTTCACCAGACCTATGGTGGACGGCTGGCTGTATTCGATCATGAAGACGAGGCCATTCTCGTCGATTCGAGGTGA
- a CDS encoding carbohydrate ABC transporter permease: MKKKGFIRNLSVTLVMACIGLMMILPIVITFTNSLMTEQEIRGNYGLVGKMPDITQGEPSVFVNLKLIPDWLSFEQYGNVLLATPTYLFMLWNSIAMVVAIIAGQTVVSALAAYAFAKLRFKGREGWFRVYLMTMLMPFQVTLVPNYIIADKLGLMNKASAIILPGIFAAFGVFMLRQFMLSIPYALVEAAQMDGAGHYRIFYRIMLPLMKPGIAALIVLLFVDYWNMVEQPLIFLEDAFKQPLSLYLSRIHKEAQGNGFAASMVYMTPMVLLFVYAESYFIEGVQMSGIKG, translated from the coding sequence ATGAAGAAGAAGGGTTTCATTCGGAATCTATCGGTCACACTGGTGATGGCATGCATTGGGCTTATGATGATTCTACCTATTGTGATTACTTTCACAAATTCACTCATGACGGAGCAAGAAATTCGCGGCAATTACGGACTGGTGGGTAAAATGCCAGACATTACGCAAGGGGAGCCGTCTGTATTCGTAAATCTGAAGCTTATCCCGGATTGGCTGTCCTTCGAGCAGTATGGGAACGTGTTGCTTGCGACGCCGACGTATTTGTTCATGTTATGGAACTCCATCGCTATGGTTGTGGCGATCATTGCGGGACAGACGGTTGTCAGTGCGCTGGCCGCGTACGCTTTTGCTAAGCTCCGGTTCAAGGGGAGAGAAGGTTGGTTTCGGGTGTACCTGATGACGATGCTGATGCCTTTCCAAGTGACCTTGGTTCCCAATTATATTATTGCTGACAAGCTTGGATTGATGAATAAAGCTAGTGCGATTATTTTGCCAGGGATATTCGCGGCATTCGGCGTGTTCATGCTGAGACAATTTATGCTCTCCATTCCCTATGCGCTGGTTGAAGCGGCTCAGATGGATGGTGCCGGACATTACCGCATTTTCTATCGAATTATGCTGCCTTTGATGAAGCCGGGGATTGCGGCGCTGATCGTCTTGTTGTTCGTTGATTATTGGAATATGGTCGAGCAGCCCTTGATCTTCTTGGAGGATGCATTCAAGCAGCCATTATCGCTTTATTTATCGCGCATTCATAAGGAAGCCCAGGGCAACGGTTTTGCCGCATCGATGGTCTATATGACGCCAATGGTTCTGTTGTTCGTCTATGCGGAGTCTTATTTTATCGAAGGGGTTCAGATGTCGGGGATCAAAGGGTAG
- a CDS encoding DeoR/GlpR family DNA-binding transcription regulator: MSLTFEERKKTILDWLDKDEKVQVLPLAEQLSVTTETIRRDLDRLEKEGRLKKVYGGAVKTRENVMEPPFMKRSLMQSDEKAAIGAYAASLVQEGETIMIDNGTTTLEVLKALRDRADVTVVTHSVPVMLYAMEMFKGQLIFVGGQMDTQAQAATGSMTESSLQQFKVNKAFISVGGVSLKDGISDYNVNEASISRCMMTRAEESIVVADHSKLGQSAFAKIADIKQVSMLITDRGCSTDWAQQWRETGNEIYIAE, from the coding sequence ATGTCACTAACTTTTGAAGAACGAAAGAAGACGATCTTGGATTGGCTCGATAAGGATGAGAAGGTGCAGGTGCTTCCGCTCGCCGAACAGCTGAGTGTAACGACGGAGACGATACGCCGGGACCTTGATCGCCTGGAGAAGGAAGGGCGCTTGAAGAAGGTCTACGGTGGCGCGGTTAAGACGCGGGAAAATGTGATGGAACCGCCGTTCATGAAACGTTCCTTGATGCAGTCGGACGAGAAAGCCGCCATAGGCGCCTACGCAGCCTCACTCGTGCAAGAGGGGGAGACGATCATGATTGACAACGGGACGACGACGCTCGAGGTGCTTAAGGCGCTGCGGGATCGTGCCGATGTGACGGTCGTGACGCACTCAGTTCCGGTGATGCTCTATGCGATGGAGATGTTCAAGGGCCAGCTGATTTTCGTTGGGGGGCAAATGGATACTCAGGCGCAAGCAGCAACAGGATCGATGACAGAGAGCAGCTTGCAGCAGTTTAAGGTGAACAAGGCATTCATCTCGGTCGGCGGTGTGTCACTGAAGGACGGCATCAGTGATTACAACGTAAATGAGGCGAGTATCTCGCGCTGCATGATGACGCGGGCGGAGGAATCGATCGTCGTGGCGGACCATTCGAAGCTGGGCCAGAGTGCTTTTGCCAAAATTGCGGATATCAAGCAGGTATCGATGCTGATTACGGATCGTGGTTGTTCAACCGATTGGGCGCAGCAGTGGCGAGAGACGGGGAACGAAATATATATTGCAGAATAG
- a CDS encoding RNA polymerase sigma factor, with translation MFRSWLMQIGTNCCRKWLTNHKKTPQVVTDTMELEALQQFQVQQPAITPIETTDLRIDLSKLLKELPDKYRKPVYMHYVEDMTMAKISRITGLPMTTVKWRIHRGLEICRLLAMKRQVEDEQLEVKSISK, from the coding sequence ATGTTCCGTTCATGGCTGATGCAAATCGGAACGAACTGTTGCCGGAAATGGCTAACGAATCATAAGAAGACTCCACAAGTCGTAACCGATACGATGGAACTCGAAGCCCTACAACAGTTCCAGGTGCAGCAGCCTGCGATAACGCCAATCGAAACGACGGACCTTCGCATTGACCTTAGTAAGCTATTGAAAGAATTGCCCGACAAATATAGGAAGCCCGTATATATGCATTATGTTGAAGATATGACGATGGCGAAAATCTCGAGAATAACAGGACTACCGATGACGACCGTGAAATGGCGCATCCATCGCGGTCTCGAAATATGCCGTTTACTCGCGATGAAGCGCCAAGTAGAAGACGAGCAGCTTGAAGTGAAATCCATTTCGAAATGA
- a CDS encoding metal ABC transporter permease — translation MMGFSWSVLADPNTQWILMGCMLLGLMSGMIGSFAYLRKQSLIGDTLAHAALPGICIAFMLTGVKSLPLFFVGAFVSGLIATYSITVITRYTRIKADAAMGIVLSVFFGIGIVLLTQIQHSPNGNQSGLDKFLFGQAASMIHSDVYLMIGVSAVIVIACTLLFKEFKLLSFDPGFARGLGFPVGLLEQLLMFFLVMTVVVGIQAVGVVLVAALLITPAVSARYWTDRLGVMVVLSGVFGAISGVIGTLISTTTSNLPTGPLSVLAATTVFGFSVLFAPRRGICAKAIRQIRGNEAIRAAERVREMQRQDVRLRKEESL, via the coding sequence ATGATGGGATTTTCATGGTCCGTCCTGGCGGATCCGAACACGCAGTGGATCCTTATGGGATGTATGCTGCTCGGACTGATGAGCGGGATGATCGGAAGCTTCGCGTATTTGCGGAAGCAGAGCTTGATCGGTGATACACTCGCCCATGCGGCACTGCCAGGGATATGTATCGCGTTCATGCTGACCGGCGTCAAATCGCTGCCGTTATTCTTCGTCGGCGCGTTCGTATCGGGGCTTATTGCGACGTATTCGATCACCGTGATCACGCGATATACGCGGATTAAAGCCGATGCCGCGATGGGGATCGTGCTCTCGGTGTTCTTCGGGATTGGTATTGTCTTGCTCACGCAAATTCAGCATTCGCCGAACGGGAATCAGAGTGGATTGGATAAGTTCTTATTCGGTCAGGCGGCTTCGATGATTCATAGCGACGTCTACCTCATGATCGGGGTATCGGCGGTAATCGTCATTGCGTGTACATTGTTGTTCAAGGAATTTAAATTGTTAAGCTTCGATCCGGGCTTCGCGCGGGGACTGGGCTTCCCAGTAGGTCTGCTCGAGCAGCTGCTGATGTTCTTCCTCGTTATGACGGTCGTGGTCGGTATTCAAGCGGTTGGCGTCGTCTTGGTCGCAGCGCTGCTCATTACGCCAGCGGTATCGGCACGTTATTGGACCGATCGGTTAGGCGTCATGGTAGTTCTTAGCGGTGTATTCGGAGCGATCAGCGGTGTGATCGGTACCTTGATCAGTACAACGACGAGCAATTTGCCGACAGGTCCATTAAGCGTACTTGCAGCGACCACGGTGTTTGGCTTCTCCGTTTTATTCGCGCCAAGACGCGGGATATGTGCGAAGGCAATTCGCCAGATCCGGGGCAATGAAGCTATTCGTGCTGCGGAACGGGTGCGGGAAATGCAGCGCCAAGACGTTCGGTTGCGGAAGGAGGAGTCGCTATGA